A single Dysgonomonas mossii DNA region contains:
- a CDS encoding TonB-dependent receptor — MKIFKIFILLLLIPIFAFSKDILKGYVFDNQKQPLIGASVRWENAKAGVMTDERGYFEISGTPHKDHMLAISYVGFEDKVIHIHDFADTQNVVLEENAELGEVVVERTVPGTIKSRTSLLNTEKITTKELHRAACCNLSESFETNPSVDVSFSDAVTGAKQIQLLGLAGTYVQTLTENYPNFRGAASVYGLDYIPGPWMESIQISKGAASVKNGYESITGQMNVEYKKPNSADPLSLNLFSSDAGRYEGNADAAFILNDKLSTGVFLHYSNESASHDDNDDSFLDMPKKHQFNMMNRWNYMSGRYASQFGVRFLQDYRTSGQTMHTLNSASINTDPYEISVKTNRGEFYTKNSYIVDEERNGNIALIFTGSYHDQKSKYAADKYNVYENNLYASLMYETGFGKMHQLSTGLSMNWDKYNHSIDLTQPITNQPNEETVTGGYLQYTFNKDDKFIALAGLRTDYSTLHKKAFITPRLHLKYMPVEWLNLRASAGKGYRTVFVMPENSYFLASSRKIEIADNLRQESAWNYGTSISFHIPIRGEELTISGEWYRTDFDNQVVTDVDSDPHAVKFYNLSGKSYADSYQIEASYPLFKGFNILGAYRWTNAKTTYGDKLMKKPLVSDYKALLTGSYETRLKKWVFDLTAQFNGGGRMPTPDAVNPLWKTTFDSFTILNAQITKNFRNWSIYVGAENITDFKQKNPIVSAENPFGDDFDATMVWGPTQGRKFYMGLRYAIGK, encoded by the coding sequence ATGAAAATATTTAAAATATTTATTCTACTTCTCCTCATCCCCATTTTCGCCTTTAGCAAAGACATCTTGAAAGGTTATGTATTCGACAACCAAAAACAGCCCTTAATCGGTGCATCTGTACGATGGGAGAATGCAAAGGCAGGAGTAATGACTGACGAACGCGGTTACTTTGAAATATCGGGTACGCCACACAAAGATCACATGCTCGCCATATCGTATGTCGGATTTGAAGATAAAGTTATCCACATACATGATTTTGCAGACACACAAAACGTTGTATTGGAAGAAAATGCCGAATTAGGCGAAGTCGTTGTAGAAAGGACAGTACCGGGAACAATCAAATCTCGTACAAGCCTATTGAATACGGAAAAAATAACAACCAAAGAATTGCACCGTGCGGCATGTTGCAACCTTTCCGAAAGCTTCGAAACAAATCCTTCGGTAGATGTATCTTTTAGCGATGCGGTAACAGGAGCTAAACAAATACAATTGCTCGGGCTAGCCGGAACTTACGTGCAAACATTGACAGAAAACTATCCTAACTTTAGAGGGGCAGCCTCAGTATACGGACTGGATTACATACCCGGCCCATGGATGGAAAGCATACAGATATCTAAAGGCGCAGCTTCGGTAAAGAACGGCTATGAGTCGATTACAGGACAAATGAATGTAGAATACAAAAAGCCAAATAGCGCAGATCCTCTCAGCTTGAATTTATTTTCGAGTGATGCCGGAAGATATGAAGGCAATGCCGATGCTGCATTTATCTTGAATGATAAGTTAAGCACGGGGGTATTCCTGCACTATTCGAATGAATCTGCATCACATGACGACAACGATGACAGTTTCTTAGACATGCCGAAGAAACACCAGTTTAATATGATGAACAGGTGGAATTATATGTCTGGCAGATATGCTTCACAATTCGGCGTTCGTTTCTTACAGGATTACCGTACCAGTGGGCAAACAATGCATACTTTAAATTCTGCTTCCATCAATACTGATCCATACGAAATATCTGTAAAGACAAACAGAGGGGAATTTTATACAAAGAACTCATACATTGTAGACGAAGAACGTAACGGAAATATTGCTCTGATATTCACAGGCTCATATCACGATCAGAAATCAAAGTATGCAGCAGACAAATACAATGTATATGAAAACAATCTATATGCGTCGCTGATGTATGAAACAGGGTTTGGCAAGATGCATCAACTAAGTACAGGTTTAAGTATGAACTGGGACAAATACAATCATTCAATTGATCTGACTCAGCCAATCACAAATCAGCCCAATGAAGAAACTGTGACAGGAGGATATCTTCAATATACCTTTAACAAGGATGATAAGTTCATTGCACTAGCCGGATTGCGGACAGACTACAGTACCCTTCACAAAAAAGCATTCATTACACCACGCCTGCACTTAAAGTATATGCCTGTAGAATGGCTAAACCTTAGAGCATCTGCGGGGAAAGGCTATCGTACAGTATTTGTTATGCCTGAAAACAGTTACTTCTTGGCAAGCAGCCGAAAGATAGAAATAGCAGACAACCTACGACAAGAATCGGCATGGAACTATGGTACAAGCATCTCTTTTCATATACCAATCAGAGGTGAAGAACTTACCATATCAGGAGAGTGGTACAGAACCGACTTTGACAATCAGGTGGTAACCGATGTAGATAGCGACCCTCATGCTGTAAAGTTCTATAACCTGTCAGGCAAATCGTATGCCGATAGTTATCAGATAGAAGCTTCATACCCCTTATTCAAAGGGTTTAATATATTGGGAGCGTATCGCTGGACAAATGCAAAAACAACTTACGGAGACAAACTAATGAAAAAACCTCTGGTAAGTGATTACAAAGCACTTCTAACAGGCTCTTACGAAACGCGCCTAAAGAAATGGGTGTTCGACCTTACCGCCCAATTTAACGGAGGCGGACGCATGCCAACCCCTGATGCGGTGAATCCTTTGTGGAAAACTACATTCGATTCGTTTACAATACTGAATGCACAGATCACTAAGAACTTCCGTAATTGGAGTATCTATGTGGGTGCAGAGAATATTACGGATTTCAAACAAAAGAATCCGATCGTCTCGGCAGAAAATCCATTTGGCGATGACTTTGATGCCACAATGGTGTGGGGACCAACTCAGGGTCGTAAATTCTACATGGGACTAAGATATGCTATTGGAAAATAG
- a CDS encoding DNA alkylation repair protein, translated as MQEDIIKDIRKRCRMAMNGIVSTNMRQRGLDYKLNFGLSVQQIKDLAKRYQPDSKLAETLWADNTRELKILATLLYPTDSFTKEKAGEWGVSIPNQEIREQICANLLQNVAFAREIALEWANSTVTDIRTTGYWLLARLFIAKKTEPVAVELVSTIWDDVISENIFLRNAALLTLKHIGRQSKDIADRILQKLSIYKEDKDLIKQEAFNSMAFEFDYFFEG; from the coding sequence ATGCAAGAAGATATAATAAAAGACATTCGTAAGAGATGCCGTATGGCTATGAACGGTATCGTTTCAACAAACATGCGTCAGCGTGGTTTGGATTACAAGCTAAACTTTGGCTTGTCTGTTCAGCAGATCAAAGATTTAGCGAAGCGTTATCAACCTGATTCTAAACTGGCGGAAACGCTTTGGGCAGACAATACTCGCGAGCTGAAAATATTGGCAACCCTACTTTATCCAACCGATTCTTTTACAAAAGAAAAGGCGGGAGAGTGGGGTGTATCTATTCCCAATCAGGAGATAAGAGAACAGATTTGTGCAAACTTGCTTCAAAATGTGGCATTTGCCAGAGAGATAGCATTGGAGTGGGCAAATTCAACTGTTACAGATATCAGGACTACAGGGTACTGGTTGTTGGCGCGTTTGTTTATTGCTAAGAAGACTGAACCGGTAGCTGTAGAATTAGTGTCAACTATTTGGGATGATGTGATATCCGAGAATATTTTTCTGCGGAATGCTGCATTGTTAACTCTAAAACATATTGGTCGCCAATCTAAAGATATTGCAGATCGCATTCTTCAAAAATTATCTATATATAAGGAAGATAAAGATCTGATAAAGCAAGAAGCGTTTAATAGTATGGCTTTCGAGTTTGATTATTTCTTTGAGGGGTAA
- a CDS encoding Dabb family protein, whose protein sequence is MIKHIVMWKLKDEAHGNDKATNAKLIKEKLEALSGKIDGLLKIEVGVDFLGGGNFDVALYSELSKKEDLEIYQNHPLHQAVLPFIREAVIDRKAVDFEV, encoded by the coding sequence ATGATTAAACACATTGTAATGTGGAAGCTGAAGGATGAAGCTCACGGAAATGATAAAGCTACAAATGCAAAACTGATAAAAGAAAAACTAGAAGCTTTGTCGGGTAAAATTGATGGATTACTCAAGATAGAAGTAGGTGTCGACTTCTTAGGAGGAGGCAACTTTGATGTTGCTCTTTATTCAGAATTGAGTAAGAAAGAAGATTTAGAAATATATCAGAATCATCCGTTACATCAGGCTGTTCTTCCTTTTATCAGAGAGGCTGTAATAGATAGAAAAGCCGTAGACTTTGAGGTATAA
- a CDS encoding Nramp family divalent metal transporter, with protein MNLFENLKKAYTRIHPKPKYGALELLKYIGPGLLVTVGFIDPGNWASNFAAGSEFGYALLWVVTLSTIMLIILQHNVAHLGIVTGLCLSEAANKYLPRMGSRTILWSAMGASVSTSLAEILGGAIALNMLFDIPIKVGAVLVAVFVFAMMFSNSYKKIERYIIAFVSLIGLSFIYELFLVDIEWGEAAQAWVVPSIPEGSMLIIMSVLGAVVMPHNLFLHSEVIQSRQWNLQDEAVIEKQLKYEFFDTFFSMFIGWAINSAMILLAASTFFRENIVVNDLQQAHSLLEPLLGSNAVVIFALALLLAGVSSSMTSGIAAGSIFAGMYDEPYNIKDIHSRTGVIISLGIALLIIFMIGDPFKGLIISQAILSVQLPITVFLQVRLTSSKEVMGKYANTLFTKILLYGIAIVVTLLNILLLVSFFVDVKI; from the coding sequence ATGAATCTTTTTGAAAATTTAAAGAAAGCATATACACGCATTCACCCCAAACCAAAGTATGGTGCTTTGGAACTATTGAAATATATAGGTCCCGGACTATTGGTAACTGTAGGCTTTATCGATCCCGGTAACTGGGCTTCGAATTTTGCAGCTGGATCGGAGTTTGGATATGCCCTGTTATGGGTGGTAACACTGTCTACCATTATGTTGATTATCCTTCAACACAATGTAGCCCACTTGGGTATTGTGACAGGTCTCTGTCTTTCCGAAGCCGCTAATAAATATTTACCCCGTATGGGTTCGCGAACTATATTGTGGTCGGCAATGGGAGCTTCTGTATCCACGTCTTTGGCCGAAATATTGGGAGGAGCTATTGCATTGAATATGCTTTTTGATATTCCTATCAAAGTGGGAGCCGTATTAGTTGCAGTTTTCGTTTTCGCGATGATGTTTTCGAATTCGTATAAAAAGATAGAGCGTTATATTATTGCCTTTGTCTCTCTTATAGGACTATCCTTTATCTACGAGCTTTTTCTTGTTGATATAGAGTGGGGAGAGGCGGCACAAGCATGGGTAGTGCCTTCTATCCCTGAAGGGAGTATGTTGATTATAATGAGTGTGCTGGGTGCAGTGGTCATGCCGCACAATCTTTTTCTGCATTCGGAAGTGATTCAAAGCCGTCAATGGAATTTGCAAGATGAGGCTGTGATTGAAAAGCAATTGAAATACGAGTTTTTCGATACATTTTTCTCTATGTTTATCGGGTGGGCAATAAATAGTGCGATGATCTTATTGGCTGCTTCAACTTTCTTTAGAGAAAATATCGTCGTAAATGATCTTCAACAAGCCCATTCCCTGCTCGAACCATTACTGGGGAGTAATGCGGTTGTGATATTTGCATTGGCGTTGCTGTTGGCGGGCGTTTCGTCTTCTATGACTTCGGGTATTGCGGCAGGCTCTATATTTGCGGGTATGTACGATGAACCTTATAATATAAAAGACATACATTCGCGTACAGGTGTGATTATCTCACTCGGGATAGCATTGCTAATCATATTTATGATAGGCGACCCTTTTAAGGGGTTGATTATTTCTCAAGCTATTTTGAGTGTGCAACTTCCAATAACTGTGTTTTTGCAGGTAAGGCTTACTTCATCTAAAGAGGTAATGGGCAAGTATGCTAATACTCTTTTTACGAAAATACTTTTGTATGGCATAGCCATAGTTGTTACGCTTCTTAATATATTGTTGTTGGTTAGTTTCTTTGTAGATGTTAAGATATAA
- a CDS encoding DUF4836 family protein codes for MKQTGITLIVALFVAFFYSCKDSADLTNSIPASAATVIHIDTKSLLTKADYKPLENKVIKEALDKAKSGGNATKAIEQLESFLKNPNSTGIDFLSDCYMYMDSTTMGIVLKIDDQKKLKELLIKTFELPEQMLEEKDGVTTLSAQQNFVIGWTKDKLLLLTYMGTVYYRDHSALPDLKTLVTKQLTQTAKESINSKKSFAEFISNKKDISIFSSYSNIKGMWSSLLPPALAMQGHDGNAVNKMLTELYDQLKDINTAAFISFEKGEIAFSNKMYYDTPEAEKKFNELASQMTGKLKGDQLKYFTDKPIFSISANMKGEGIYNYLNELGFISLIEESAGSNLSELGIDLKSFISNMDGDITFAVNNVKIVTKKSDYYDFEYTDSSPELSFFADLKDANSIWNIAKGKIKELNGEAAVFTELNPNTYSLKVDENTNAYFGINNNMFFFTNSESVFKNISATGLKSDLSDQAKDKTTFICGTFSPLKPLLLSEMGGNDKAKELATKGFDLLGDYNYITTQDMSGNGKIVIKDTSGNSLAVICKFVDSVVTHIAQEY; via the coding sequence ATGAAACAAACGGGTATTACTCTCATAGTTGCATTATTTGTAGCTTTTTTTTACTCATGTAAAGATTCGGCAGACTTGACCAACTCGATACCGGCGAGTGCCGCTACTGTTATACATATCGATACAAAATCTCTATTGACAAAAGCCGACTATAAGCCACTGGAGAATAAAGTTATAAAAGAAGCCCTTGACAAGGCTAAATCCGGCGGCAATGCTACAAAAGCTATTGAACAGCTTGAGAGTTTCCTTAAAAACCCAAATTCGACAGGCATCGACTTTCTTAGCGATTGTTACATGTATATGGACAGTACGACAATGGGTATTGTTTTGAAAATAGACGATCAGAAGAAATTGAAGGAATTACTTATCAAGACCTTCGAACTACCGGAACAAATGTTGGAAGAAAAAGATGGAGTGACTACATTAAGTGCACAACAAAACTTTGTTATAGGCTGGACTAAGGATAAGCTTTTATTGCTTACATATATGGGAACTGTATATTATCGCGACCATAGTGCCTTGCCTGATCTGAAAACATTGGTTACAAAACAACTAACACAAACAGCCAAAGAGAGCATCAACTCTAAAAAATCATTCGCAGAATTTATTTCGAACAAAAAGGATATTTCGATCTTCTCTTCATACAGTAATATAAAAGGAATGTGGTCTTCTTTGTTACCTCCGGCATTGGCAATGCAAGGACATGACGGGAATGCTGTAAATAAAATGCTAACAGAATTATATGACCAATTAAAAGATATAAATACAGCTGCTTTTATTTCGTTCGAAAAAGGGGAAATAGCATTTAGCAATAAAATGTACTATGATACCCCGGAAGCAGAGAAGAAATTTAACGAACTGGCGTCGCAGATGACAGGTAAACTAAAAGGTGATCAGCTTAAATACTTTACAGATAAACCTATCTTTTCCATCTCGGCTAACATGAAAGGAGAAGGTATTTATAATTATCTGAACGAATTAGGCTTCATTTCTCTGATAGAAGAAAGTGCAGGTTCTAACTTATCGGAGTTAGGCATCGACCTGAAATCTTTTATATCGAATATGGATGGAGACATTACTTTTGCCGTAAATAATGTAAAAATTGTAACAAAAAAATCTGATTACTACGATTTTGAATATACAGACTCATCTCCTGAACTTTCATTTTTTGCAGACCTCAAAGACGCAAACTCTATATGGAATATTGCAAAAGGAAAAATAAAAGAACTTAATGGCGAAGCTGCCGTTTTCACTGAACTGAATCCAAATACATATTCGCTAAAAGTGGATGAGAATACGAATGCTTACTTTGGAATCAACAACAATATGTTCTTCTTTACAAATAGCGAAAGTGTATTCAAAAACATATCAGCAACAGGACTAAAGAGTGATCTGTCGGATCAGGCTAAAGATAAGACTACATTTATATGTGGAACCTTCAGTCCTCTAAAACCATTATTATTGTCAGAAATGGGAGGTAACGATAAGGCTAAGGAGCTTGCCACAAAAGGCTTTGACTTGCTTGGTGATTATAATTATATAACAACTCAGGACATGAGTGGTAATGGTAAAATCGTTATTAAAGATACAAGTGGCAATAGCCTTGCTGTAATTTGTAAATTTGTAGACAGTGTAGTTACACATATCGCTCAGGAATATTAA
- a CDS encoding ATP-binding cassette domain-containing protein, translated as MNTIQLRNALPDVFSEIKDIKSDIWKQDVTFEKGKTYLIKAESGLGKSSLCSYIYGYRADFSGNIFFDEAEVKNIKRKKWDNIRSKHLSLLFQELRLFPELTALENIRLKNNLTHHKTESEINSMFDRLGISDKKDQPIGKMSWGQQQRVAIIRSLCQPFDFLILDEPISHLDDNNAKIITELILEEVRAQHAGLIVTSIGKDLPMDYSQILSL; from the coding sequence ATGAATACGATACAATTAAGAAACGCCCTTCCTGATGTCTTCTCGGAGATAAAAGATATAAAATCAGATATCTGGAAACAAGACGTCACTTTTGAGAAGGGAAAAACATACCTGATAAAAGCAGAATCAGGCCTAGGAAAAAGTTCGCTCTGTAGCTATATCTATGGCTACAGAGCCGATTTTTCGGGAAACATCTTTTTTGACGAAGCAGAAGTCAAAAATATAAAGAGAAAAAAATGGGATAACATCAGATCAAAACATTTGAGCCTCCTATTTCAAGAACTGCGTCTTTTTCCCGAATTGACAGCACTGGAAAACATCCGGCTAAAAAACAATCTCACTCACCACAAAACAGAATCGGAAATCAATTCGATGTTCGACAGGTTGGGCATCAGTGACAAGAAAGACCAACCAATAGGAAAAATGTCTTGGGGACAGCAGCAACGTGTCGCAATTATCCGCTCGCTTTGCCAACCTTTCGACTTTCTTATCCTCGACGAACCCATCAGCCATCTTGATGACAACAATGCCAAAATCATTACTGAGCTTATCCTCGAAGAGGTAAGAGCACAGCATGCGGGATTGATAGTCACCTCGATAGGCAAAGATTTACCAATGGATTACTCTCAAATATTATCGCTATGA
- a CDS encoding ABC transporter permease: MNLVWKLLKQNISKGQFAGFFIANLIGLTIVLLGLQFYVDINPLFSEKDTIMKRDFLVLTKQVGIYNTLNPQASGFSAEEIKNIENTSFATQVGAFIASRYKVFGGINTNQGGFNTEMFFESVPDDFIDVKTDRWKFSPDDEFVPIILPKNYLDLYNFGFAEARSMPKLSQSVIGMVNFNITISGKWQHKEFKGQIAGFSNRINTILVPESFMKWANENYGEQAVSNPSRLMVEVNNPADPNIATFLKKNNYEVEGENSAVSKMSYFLKIMVGIVIAIGIIICALAFFVLTLSIYLLLEKNMEKLRNLRLIGYAKSVVVRPYELMAIGMNLAILTLAIASVLVIRIKYSDIVRNVWSEFEGSDIMITLIAGVCIFLLLSSLNIVIIRRKVK, from the coding sequence ATGAATCTGGTTTGGAAGCTCTTGAAACAAAATATAAGCAAAGGACAGTTTGCCGGATTCTTCATTGCCAATCTTATCGGATTAACAATTGTTCTGCTCGGCCTCCAGTTTTACGTGGATATCAATCCCTTATTTTCGGAAAAGGATACTATCATGAAGAGGGATTTTCTGGTACTAACAAAACAAGTCGGCATCTACAATACACTGAACCCTCAAGCATCAGGTTTTTCGGCCGAAGAAATTAAGAATATAGAAAACACCAGTTTTGCAACGCAGGTAGGAGCATTTATCGCTTCGAGATATAAGGTTTTTGGAGGAATAAATACCAATCAGGGAGGTTTCAACACCGAAATGTTTTTCGAATCGGTTCCTGATGATTTCATAGATGTGAAGACCGACAGATGGAAGTTTAGTCCCGATGATGAATTCGTTCCTATTATCCTTCCTAAAAACTACCTTGACCTTTACAATTTTGGTTTTGCTGAAGCTCGCTCTATGCCGAAACTTTCGCAGAGTGTAATCGGAATGGTGAATTTCAACATCACCATATCGGGTAAATGGCAACATAAGGAGTTTAAGGGGCAAATAGCCGGTTTTTCGAATCGGATAAACACAATCCTTGTTCCCGAATCTTTTATGAAATGGGCAAACGAAAACTACGGCGAACAAGCCGTCTCCAATCCCAGCCGACTAATGGTAGAAGTAAACAATCCTGCCGACCCAAATATTGCGACCTTTCTCAAAAAGAATAACTATGAAGTAGAAGGCGAAAACTCGGCAGTGAGTAAAATGTCGTACTTCCTCAAGATAATGGTAGGCATTGTTATTGCAATAGGAATAATAATCTGTGCACTAGCTTTTTTTGTGCTTACACTTAGCATCTATCTGTTATTAGAAAAGAATATGGAAAAACTACGGAATCTTCGTCTGATAGGTTATGCAAAAAGCGTGGTAGTGCGCCCTTACGAATTAATGGCTATCGGGATGAATCTTGCGATACTCACACTTGCAATTGCATCGGTCTTGGTGATACGCATCAAGTACAGCGATATTGTACGCAATGTATGGAGTGAGTTCGAAGGTTCGGATATTATGATCACTCTGATTGCCGGAGTATGTATATTCTTACTTTTATCCTCGCTGAATATTGTAATAATAAGAAGAAAAGTAAAATAG
- a CDS encoding MFS transporter, with amino-acid sequence MTHPEKKANTGALLFILCLASSLVPFISSALNLALPYINKDLSLNAVMSGWVPTSYMLSTAILQIPCARMADMIGRKKVFIWGVVILTIFSVLSGLATTGVMLIIYRFLAGIGSAMMFGTSTAILTSSVPAEKRGKAMGVVAATVYSSLAAGPFVGGLLTQYFNWHSIFFVSAAICFIVAIGGYYIIKEDWKEEAKSKFDTIGSILFAIGLFALIYGFAELPHIQGFIFIVIGVIVLFLFALYEKKQEFPVFNIRVFIGNKMFRMSSLSALINYSATFAISFMLSLYLQYVRGLSPRDAGLILIIQSVIQAIAALRSGSLSDKMSPTFLATIGMSIIAVGLGGLCFITETTSYYFIGIMMVLLGLGFGIFSSPNTNIIMSSVERKHYGLASATMGTMRLTGQSLSMGIAIMAMSIMIGNIDLSLAPHPQFIGSMRITFITFFVLCLFGVYASSVREKKKPKE; translated from the coding sequence ATGACGCATCCTGAGAAAAAAGCAAACACAGGAGCTTTGTTATTTATCCTGTGTCTGGCTTCTTCGCTTGTGCCTTTTATAAGCTCGGCTCTAAACCTTGCGCTGCCGTATATCAACAAAGACTTGTCGCTCAACGCTGTTATGTCGGGATGGGTGCCGACTTCTTATATGCTGTCTACAGCCATTTTGCAAATACCCTGTGCCCGTATGGCAGACATGATAGGACGCAAAAAGGTGTTTATATGGGGGGTAGTTATTCTGACTATATTTTCGGTATTGAGTGGATTGGCAACAACAGGGGTTATGCTTATCATTTATCGTTTCCTTGCTGGAATCGGTAGTGCCATGATGTTTGGTACCAGTACCGCTATTCTTACCTCTTCTGTCCCTGCCGAAAAACGGGGGAAAGCTATGGGGGTAGTTGCTGCAACTGTTTACTCATCATTGGCTGCCGGACCTTTTGTGGGTGGTTTGCTTACTCAGTATTTCAATTGGCATAGTATCTTTTTTGTTTCTGCGGCTATTTGCTTTATCGTCGCCATAGGTGGATATTATATCATAAAAGAAGACTGGAAAGAAGAGGCTAAAAGTAAATTTGATACGATAGGCTCTATCTTGTTTGCTATTGGGCTGTTTGCTCTGATCTATGGTTTTGCGGAATTACCTCACATTCAGGGTTTCATTTTTATTGTAATAGGTGTAATCGTATTATTCTTATTTGCTTTGTATGAAAAGAAACAAGAGTTTCCGGTGTTTAACATTCGTGTTTTTATCGGTAACAAAATGTTTCGGATGTCTTCGTTGTCTGCTCTGATAAATTATTCGGCGACATTTGCCATTTCCTTTATGTTGAGCTTGTATCTTCAATATGTGCGGGGATTATCTCCTCGCGATGCGGGACTAATACTTATCATACAATCTGTTATACAGGCTATCGCCGCTTTGAGGTCAGGAAGCTTGTCCGACAAGATGTCTCCTACATTTCTGGCAACTATAGGTATGTCTATCATTGCGGTCGGGTTGGGTGGATTGTGCTTTATTACCGAGACTACAAGCTATTACTTTATTGGTATCATGATGGTTCTTTTGGGGTTAGGATTTGGTATATTCTCTTCTCCAAATACAAATATTATAATGAGTTCGGTAGAAAGAAAACATTATGGACTGGCATCAGCAACGATGGGTACAATGAGGCTTACAGGACAGTCTCTGAGTATGGGGATAGCTATAATGGCAATGTCGATAATGATAGGTAATATCGATTTGTCTTTAGCACCGCACCCTCAGTTTATAGGGAGCATGCGTATTACATTCATCACCTTCTTTGTGCTTTGTCTCTTTGGAGTATATGCTTCTTCGGTGAGGGAAAAGAAGAAACCGAAAGAATAA
- a CDS encoding type 1 glutamine amidotransferase → MSTYRVHYIQHVPYEGLGYIEKWVKDNGYNLTVTKIYEDYKFPDQDDFDMLVIMGGPMGTYEEDSYPWLKDEKLFVRKAIESDKAVLGICLGSQIIANALGAAVYPNKEKEIGWLPISFVDKESQDLFGSETVSPIVFQWHGDTFDLPAGTKLLASSEACVNQAFSYKEKVIGLQFHFEATEKSCADILNNSDEELVGGKYIQSEDYIRKNTQYIPSCNKMIETILNKLIRL, encoded by the coding sequence ATGTCTACATATAGGGTTCATTACATTCAACATGTCCCATACGAAGGGTTAGGATATATCGAAAAATGGGTAAAGGATAACGGTTATAATTTAACCGTAACCAAAATTTATGAGGATTATAAGTTTCCTGATCAGGATGACTTTGATATGCTCGTAATTATGGGAGGCCCTATGGGGACTTATGAAGAAGACAGCTATCCTTGGTTGAAAGATGAAAAGCTCTTTGTACGAAAAGCAATTGAATCAGACAAAGCTGTGCTAGGTATTTGCTTGGGTTCGCAGATAATAGCCAATGCATTGGGAGCCGCAGTATATCCAAATAAGGAAAAAGAAATAGGCTGGTTGCCCATATCGTTTGTTGACAAAGAATCTCAGGACTTATTCGGAAGTGAAACCGTGTCTCCTATTGTTTTCCAATGGCACGGCGATACATTTGATTTGCCCGCAGGAACCAAACTGCTCGCTTCGAGTGAGGCATGTGTTAATCAGGCTTTTTCGTATAAAGAAAAGGTTATCGGCTTACAGTTCCATTTTGAAGCAACTGAAAAAAGCTGTGCCGATATACTCAACAATAGTGATGAAGAACTTGTTGGAGGAAAATATATTCAATCGGAAGATTATATAAGAAAAAACACTCAATATATTCCGTCATGCAATAAGATGATAGAAACAATCTTGAATAAACTGATCAGACTATGA
- the zupT gene encoding zinc transporter ZupT, translated as MSDYNILLAFILTAIAGLSTGIGSLIALLARHTNTNFLCASLGFSAGIMLYVSFMEMIPEGKIELIAAYGEKLGTLYLILAFFIGIAFINLIDFLIPESLNPHEIQGVEDMGIKKRALKRTGIVVAMSIAIHNFPEGIATFTSALGSLDVAIPITIAIAIHNIPEGIAVAVPIYHATGSRQKAFWLSFASGLAEPFGALIAYFFLLQFWTPAINGLILAAVSGIMVFISLDELLPSAEKYGKHHISIMGLVAGMLVMAFSLYLFI; from the coding sequence ATGTCGGATTATAATATATTACTAGCTTTTATACTTACTGCTATAGCCGGGCTATCTACCGGAATAGGCAGCCTGATTGCGTTATTGGCAAGACATACAAATACGAATTTCCTTTGTGCTTCTCTCGGCTTTTCGGCAGGAATCATGCTATACGTTTCTTTTATGGAAATGATACCCGAAGGGAAAATAGAACTGATAGCTGCTTATGGAGAAAAACTGGGTACACTATATCTTATTCTGGCATTTTTTATAGGAATTGCATTTATCAATCTCATAGACTTTCTTATCCCCGAGTCTCTAAACCCTCATGAAATACAAGGAGTAGAAGATATGGGTATAAAAAAACGAGCATTGAAACGTACCGGTATCGTAGTGGCCATGTCTATAGCAATTCATAATTTCCCCGAAGGGATAGCCACGTTTACTTCTGCTCTTGGTTCTTTAGATGTTGCCATACCGATTACGATAGCGATAGCAATACATAATATCCCCGAAGGAATTGCTGTAGCTGTACCCATATATCATGCAACAGGCAGCCGACAAAAGGCTTTCTGGCTTTCGTTTGCATCCGGTCTGGCTGAGCCGTTCGGTGCTCTGATTGCCTATTTTTTCCTTTTACAGTTTTGGACTCCTGCTATAAATGGGCTTATACTGGCTGCGGTGTCGGGCATTATGGTGTTCATCTCGTTGGACGAACTTTTGCCTAGTGCCGAAAAATACGGAAAACATCATATTTCCATCATGGGACTCGTCGCCGGAATGCTGGTCATGGCATTCAGC